TGGAAGATGATCTGCTTATAGAAAGGCACACCACTCTTTACATCCAGACTGAATTCCAATTTTGGCTCGATCTTGGCCACCATTGCTCTCCTCATTTCTTGTACTATTGTACTGGTGTATTAGTACAATGTCAACAAAATCATGAGTCTGTTCAAAAACAAAAGAGCTGCCTCCCGTAGGAAGCAGCTTACATGCTTATTAACTTATTTTATTGCTTATGTTTGATAAAGGTATTGTCTTGCAGTTCCTGCCGCGCAAGACGTAGCTCTTCAGGCGTATTCATGACAATGGGACCTGCCCAAGCAATAGGTTCCTTCAACGGTTTTGCCGCATAGAGAAAGAAGCGAACACCTGCTTCCCCAGATGAGAGTGAGAGGGTATCCCCTTCTCCAAAGAGTACAGCCCTATGGAAAGGTACTTCCTTTCCATCTGTGAGCAGGGATCCCTCCACTATATAGAGGAAAAGCGTGTTTTCAGAGGGAACTTCCAAACTCCAGGATTGATTTGCTTCCAGCTTGACATCGAGGTAGGTGGTTTTTACATAATCACCTTCTTCCGGCCCCTTGGTCCCATTATAGGAGCCACTGATAACCCTGACCTCACTCCCAGTCTCCTTGACAACAGGGATTTGTGCTTTCCTGATATCCCGATACGCAGGATCGGTCATCTTGTCTTTCTTGGGCAGGTTGATCCAGAGCTGACATCCAAGCATACGATCACTGGGCTGCGGCATTTCCTGGTGGATGATGCCACTACCCCCGGTCATCCACTGGCAGCATCCCTCGTTTATGGAGCCACTGTTTCCCAGGCTATCCCCATGCTCAATCTCACCTTCAATGAGGTAGGTTACCGTCTCTATCCCCCGATGGGGATGCCAAGGGAATCCTTTGATGTAGTCTTCACTATCCTTTGAATCGAATGCATCAAGCAAAAGAAATGGGTCAAAATCCTTGGTATCATTGTATCCGATAACCCTAACCAGCTTGACTCCGGCTCCGTCGTACTGTACCGCTCCGCCTGTGATGCGCTTGATTGGTCGTTTCTGCATGATCGCTCCTTCTATTGTGCTCATAGTATAACACCCACGTAGGACGTGGGTGCATACAACTTCTTTTTGTTTGTTTTACAGCTGTAAGGAAGGAGGTGAGAAGACTCTTGCTTCCAGCTCCTTGTTGAGCATGTACAGGCCACGGTTATCAGAGCCAAAGACCTCGAACTTCTGGATGTTTTCCTGAGCATTGGCTTCTTCTTCACCTTGTTCCTTGATGAACCAGTCAAGGAATTGCTGGGAGCGATAATCTTTCTGTTTTACCGCTACCTCATAGATGTTGTTGATGGAGGCTGTAACATATTCCTCGTGCTTAAGAGCCTCAACAAGAGGATCCTTGGTATTTTCGTATGATTTGCTGGGATCTGCCAGAGCGGAGAGTGTTACGGCATGTCCATTGTTCAACAAGTACTGGCGAAAGAGCATGGCGTGACTCATCTCTTCCTGTGCTTGTACCTTGAACCAGTTCTCATATCCGAATAGTCCCTTTTCAGCGTAGAAGTTTGCCATATCAAGATACAGATATGCGGAATAGAACTCCTTGTTGATTTGTTCATTCAATAATGTGGCGATTTCTTTTGATAGCATATGAATCTCCTTATTTTTACTAATACAAAGATACAACTAATATTATGTATCGACAATATGTCACTTGCCTCGCTATCTTGCACATCAGGAAAAGACGCAGTAGACTCTGTCTCCATGGAAAAGCGTATGAAAAGGCCGCTACGAGCAAATCACTATTTGCTGCTAGGCTTTCTGGCTATCATTCTGGTGGGTTCGTTGCTGTTGCGACTTCCCATCTCCCACAACGAAGGAATAAAAATTTCCTACTGGGATTCACTTTTTATATCCACCAGTGCAGTTTGTGTTACTGGACTCGTTACGGTTGATGTAGCGCTGACATTCTCTCTTTTTGGGCGCACGGTCATTGCTATACTGATCCTGCTTGGAGGCTTGGGATTTGCCTCAATGGTTATCTCCTTCAGTCTCCTCTTGGGCATGAACATCGGACTCAGTCAACGGTCTTTCATCAAGGAAGCCTACAACCTCTCTTCTGTCCAAGGCACGTTGATGGTGGTACGTGCTGTTGGTTTGGCAGCTTTGTTGGTGCAGGGCGTTGGTGTATTTATTGAATATTTCATATTTCGTTCAACGTATGGTCCTCTTGATGCCTTGGGGCACGCGGTATTCAATACCATCTCTGCATTCAATAACGCCGGTTTTGACCTCATGGGAAAGTATCAGAGTCTATCCATGTACCGTCATAGTGTTGCGATGAATCTTACGACTGCTTTACTGATTATAATCGGAGGTACCGGTTTCTTTGTAATCGCAGATATAGTGAAAAACCGCAATTGGAAGAAACTGACCATGCACTCCAAGATTGTGGTGACCATGAACAGTATTCTCCTCATCGGGGGGTTCCTGTTCTTTCTCTTTGTCGAACATCTGGAACCTCTTGCAGCATTTTTCCAGAGTGTTACTACCAGGACAGCAGGTTTTAATACCGTCGATATTGCAGGCTTGAGTCAAGCTGGACTCCTTGTTACCATTGTCTTGATGTTCATCGGAGCAAGTCCTGGATCCACTGGTGGAGGTATCAAGACCTCCACAACCTTTACGCTGTTTCTCAGCCTCGGCTCCTTGATGTTTGGCCGGCAGACAGCTGCCTTCAAGCGTAAGATTGGAGGTGAGAGTATTCTCAAGGCTTTTCAGGTCCTCTTGCTTTCCATTTTGCTCATAGGTGGTGGGAGCTTTCTGCTGTTGATTATTGAAGGATCGAAGTTCACTTTTCTAGAGGTACTGTTTGAAGCGGTTTCCGCTTTTGCTACCGTTGGACTTTCAATGGGGATCACCACCGAAATAGCTACACTATCGAAGCTCGTATTGGTGGTAGTAATGTTTGCTGGAAGAGTCGGCCCTATCACCATAGCCACCAGTTTCGCGAGGAAAGCCTCACAACTGGGCTATGTTGAAGAGCAGGTGTTTATTGGATAGGAGATAATTTGCCATGAAGAAAGAGTATGATCCAGATGCCTATGGGATTATTGGGCTGGGAAGGTTCGGCCTGTCCTTGGCCCTTGAACTAACTAAGGCAGGCAAACAGGTTATTGTCCTGGAAATTGAGGAAGAGAAGCTAAACGCAGTCAAGGATCAGTTGGAGAATATCTATCCAGTGAAATCAGTCACTGAAGAAGTATTGCATGAGTCTGGAATCTCCCACTGCCGCACTGCAATTGTCTGCATAGGAAAGGATATTGAATCAAATATTCTGGTAACGATGAGCTTGATCGAGTTGGGTATCCCCCGGGTCATTGCCAAGGCAACAAGCATGAATCATGGCAAGGTGCTTGAGCGTATTGGGGCTGAGGCTGTCTTTCCTGAGGTTGAGATGGGAGAGCGACTAGCCCGTTCCTTGGTCTCCACTGGGACACTGGACTTCCTTGAGCTTTGTGATGATTTCTCCATTGCCAATGTCACACTCTCCAGAAAATTCGCCGATCAAAGTGTGGCTGACTTGAACCTTCGTAAACGGTATCACCTGAATATTATTGTAATCATTCGAGACGAGACAGCAATCAGTGAGATCATGCCTGACCAACAGCTGTTCGAGGATGATGTATTGGTTGTTGGTGGGACCAACGATGCAATCAGGAAATTTGAACAGGCAAATGAAGCCTAGTTGATCGTCTGTTTGCCGGTTGCAAGGTCGTGAGCAAACTCCCAGTACTCCTGGGTGTTTTCCCGTACCTTGGCAAACTCCTCGTCACTGAGTGTCCTGATGAGTTTTGCAGGGGTACCGACCAGCAGTGAGCGGGGAGGGTAAACCTTGTTCTGGGAAACCAGAGCCCCTGCAGCAACGATGGACTCATCCCCAATTACTGCTCCATTGAGTACAATTGCTCCCATACCGATAAGACAGTCATCCTCAATGGTGCAGGCATGGATGATGGCACCATGTCCGATAGTGCATCTTTCTCCCACAATAAGCGGGAAGCCCTTGTCTACATGTGCAACTACGTTGTCCTGAAGGTTCGATTTGCTTCCAATATGAATAGTATTCACATCTGCCCTGAGTGTGGCATGAAACCAGATAGAGACCCCTTCCCCCAATGTGACATTGCCGATGACATCAGCACTGGGTGCGATATAACAACCTTCTGCAATACTCGGTGACTTACCATTATATGCGTACATCATAGTCGGTTTCCTCTCTGGTTTGACTATATCCGGAATGCAATGATTCTGTACAGTCTGAAATAATTTTGCAAATGACTTGCAAAATCATCATGGGTTTACTATGTTGTAGGTACTTGATGGAGGTACTATGCGAACACGTGCATTATCGATACTACTGGCGCTCATCCTAATCCCTTTCGTTCTCTTTGCAGGGGGGAATACTGAGCAGGATTCCAAGCCTATTGTCATGGTGAGTATTCTTCCCCATGCATATTTTGTCGACCAGATCGCTGGTGACCTGGTGGAAACTGCTGTACTGGTTGGGGAGGGGCAGAATCCACATTCCTATGAACCTTCTCCTTCCCAAATGGCTCGGTTGGCAAAGGCCAGTATCTGGATTCTCAGTGGCACGGACTTTGAACATGCTCTTATCGACAAAGTCTCCAGTCTTTATCCAGATCTTGTAATCATAGATGGGACAGAAGGAATGATCCTCCGAACCTTGGAAGAGCATGACCATGAGGATGAAGAAGCAGGTGAAGATGAGGCTGTTCATGATTTGAACATTGATCGACATACCTGGCTTGGATGGGAACAGTCGAAGGTGCTAGTGAAGAACATCAGCACTGCATTGACCACCTATCTTGGATTGCCTGAAGCGGAACTAGAAGAGCGAGCTGGGCAACTTCTCTCCCAGATCGAGGGAGAATTCTCCTCGTTGGAAGCAGAACTCGCAGGGCTTTCTGGCAGTACCGTCTTTGTCTATCATCCCTCCTTTGGATACTTCCTTGACTCCTTCGGCCTTCATCAAGAGGCTGTCGAGACAGGAGGGAAGGAACCTACAGCAAAGGACTTGGCCCTCCTGATAGAGCGGGCACAAGATGATCAGGCAAAGGTGATCTTTGTACAAAAGCAATTCCCCTCCGGCAGTGCAGAGAAAGTCGCCCAGGTGGTTGGTGCACAGGTAGTTCCACTCGATCCCCTTGCCTATGATTGGTTGGGTAATATCCGCCTGATGGGCAATGCCCTGAAGGAAAGCCTATGAGTAGCGTCCCTGTTGCACTCTCATTCCATGAAGTTGCCTTCTCTTATCCCCATTTAAGAGTCCTTGAGGATGTATCCTTTCATTTTCATGCAGGGGAGTTTATCGCCTTGGTCGGCCCAAACGGTTCAGGGAAAAGTACCTTGCTGAAGTTGGTCCTTGGTCTGGAGGCTCCCCAATCTGGGAAGATCAGGTTGCTTGGTGAGAATCCAAGAAAGAGCCGAGCCCTTGTAGGCTATGTTCCCCAGCACACCAGCTATGATCCCAATTTTCCTATTTCCGTATTGGAAGTCGTAAAGATGGGGCGTGTTGATGCATCAAAGCGGGGAGGAAAAGCTGAGCAGACAGAGAAAGCACTGCAAGCACTCAAGCAGGTTGAGCTTGAGCACCTTGCCCAGAGGCCCTACAATGCCCTGAGCGGGGGCCAGAGGCGACGCGTGTTGGTTGCCCGAGCCCTTGCGGCTGAACCCACCATGTTGATTCTTGATGAGCCGGCGGCCAATCTGGACAAGGAGAGCGAACAAAGACTCTATGCAACCCTTGGGAAACTCAAGGGTTCGACAACCATCTTGATTGTTACCCACGATATGAGAGAGGTCTCCCCCTTGATCGACCGGGTGTTCTGTATCGATGCGCATAGGGATGGAAAGTTGGGTCGGACTGTCGTCCAGCATGCACTTGAGGAAGAAGCAGAAGGCACAAGGAAACGGGTACGTCACGATGTAGAGATTCCCGGAGACTTCTGCCATTTTCCAAGGGAGGATGTATGAACGATCTTCTAGGATTCTTTTCCGCACTATTCAATCCTGATTTTCCCTTTGTGAGAAATGCCTTCTTCGCAGGACTGCTCTCTTCTGTTCTTTTCGGGGTGCTAGGCTCGGTCGTTACCGTGAAACGGATAGCCGGCCTTGCCGGAGCCATCAGCCATGCAGTGCTTGGTGGTATCGGGATTGCTCTCTATCTCTCAGCCACCGGCTTGGTCCCCAATCTGAGCCCAATGGTAGGAGCCATAATCTTTGCGCTCCTTTCAGCAGCAATCATTGGGACGGTTTCTCTTCGTTCCAAGCAACGTGAGGATACGGTCATCCAAGCAATCTGGGCAATCGGGATGAGTATTGGTGTGCTGTTCATGGCAAAGACCCCTGGATACACCGATCCATCAAGCTACCTTTTTGGAAATATCCTGCTCATTGCCCCCTCTGACCTCATCCTGCTTGCTATTCTTGATGTGGTGGTCATTGTACTCGCTTGGAGATTCTATCCCCAGATTGAGGCAACTGCCTTTGACGAGGAGTTCGCCCAGGTGAGAGGAATCCCGACCCATGTGGTATTTCTCGCCATCCTCTCGATAACAGCGGTAGCCGTTGTTCTGCTGCAGACATTTGTGGGTATCGTAATGGTGATTGCCATGCTCACGCTCCCCGCAGGGACAGCAGGGTATAAGGCGAAAAATCTTGCCTCTATGATGGCCTTTGCTACGCTCTTCTCGTTCTTGTTCTCTTTTGCAGGGCTTGCTGTGGGCTGGGGATTCGATATCCCTGTGGGAGCAACCGTTGTCGTTATTGCCGGTGCATTCTACCTAGGGCGGTCGGCTGGTGACCTACTGAAAAAATGGAGGAAACACCATGACTAAGGCAAGGAAAGCCCTGCTGGAGTTGCTCAAAGAGAGCAAGGAACCTGTCAGCGCATCGATGCTGAGCGGAGATCCCTCACTTCCCTTTGACCAAGCAACCATCTATCGTAACCTGCACTACCTTGAGGAGCAGGGGTTTGCTGAATCGTTCATCCTACACTGCACTGAACATGGCACCGAACGCTACTATAGCTATCGCAGCCGTAGTGAAGGAGTCCATCACCACTGGTTCCACTGTGAGAAGTGTCATACATTCATCGATCTTGGAGGGTGTGCATACCAAGAGCAGATGAAAGATTGGGAAAAACAGTATGGATTCACCATCAGCGACCACACGTTCTTTCTCACCGGTATCTGTGCCTCTTGTAAGTCATGATCACTTCTTGAGCAGGGAGAAGAGCTGGAGTCGATTATTCACGCCCATCTTTGCATAGATGTTCTTGATGTGGGTTTTAACGGTATTTGGTGAGATATAGAGCTGCTTTGCAATCTCTTGATTACTACATCCTGCGGCCAGTAGTCGTAATACCTCTTCCTCCCTGAGTGAGAGCCCGTACTCCTTGCCCCCCTCTGCATCCACGTGGTCGGTCTGCTCCCAAGTCAAGAAATATCTACGGCTGATGAAATAGTAGAGATAAACCGAGAGTGTGGAAAAACTAAGATAGACCAGTTTGAACGGAAGATTCCTGAAAAACAGCAGATCCAGGGGAAACAGGAAGAACAGTGGTAGAAAGGTGAAGATGATTCCCTTCAACAGGCGCTCTTCCTCCCAGGTAGTCGCCTTCTTGACGAAGATGCCACTCAGGACTGCGTGGATTACCAAGAACATGCTACCTGCGAAGAAGTGGTAGGCTATAGTGTCGCTGAGGGCTTTCTGCCAGTCTCCTTTGCTCTCTGCGATGATGACCCAGAGGCTGATCAGGAAAAAAAACAGGATCAAGAATGTAAGGATACGGTTTCCCAGGTGCTTCTGGTCTTCCTGTGCCGGTAAGAGTTGAATCAGGTATCTGCTCATCATAAGCAACAATGTGGTAGTGAGCAGGACAGAGAAAATGGTTGCTCCCAGTGCAAATACCTGAAAAGCATTAGCATCCAGGTTTCCCACCGGAAGTGTCCTGGTCAGGTAGGTGACCAAGAGAGAGAGACACATTTGCAGTGAGAGAGGGACAAGGACAGTAAGGAAGGAACCGATATATGCATCACGCACACGGTAGAAGAGCAAGATACAGAGACAAGTAATGGAAACCACCAAAGCGGTGGTAAGGAAGAGCAGAATATCGGATAGGATTACCATTGGGTTCCTCCTAGGAGAATCCTACCATATACCTCTGCTCAGAACCATGCTTTCAGCCCTATCTGAAGAGAATCGTTTGCATCCCATGTGTGGTATATACTCTCTTTCGTCTCGATTGAACCATACCAGGTAGTCTTGAGGAAGCACGAGAGATTGTCCCCCAGAGCATAGGTAGCGGAGGCAAGCATCAGGTATCCGGTGCTTTCTGTTTGGTAGGTCCCAGCTATCCTGCATGTAAGTTTTTCCCGGAAGAATGTGCCCTCTGCAGCTACTATGAGTGTATTGGCATAGGCCTTTCCATCGTAGGAGGAGAGAACATCTACATCCATCGGGGAGGAGGGGAAGTGCAGTACATAGTGTCCCTGGTAGGCAACTGCCAGAAATGTGCCACTCGCGCTATGGGTATAGGAGAGTTCTGCCAGATACGCCCACTTGCTGTTGTAAAGTCCTGCTTCACTTCCCTCGGTATCCTCACTGAGGAAGAATCCCCCCTCGAGAGCAAGGGTAAAGGGTCCAAACAAGCTGCTCGATTCCAACCCAATAAGTTGGTAGCGGGTATGGATGGTATCGGCCCCTGTGATTGCAAATGTCGAAGGGTCGTAGGAAATGTTGGTATAGCCGCTTTGAGGATAATATCCATTGAAGTAGAGCAACCCAAGGTCGATGGCCCTTGCGTGGATTCGGTAGCGTGCCCCACCTCCAAATTTCTCAAGGCTCTCAGTCTCTTCTTCCTGCAACGTGACTGACGCAAACTGTGCCGGTATAAGTGACCAACGTCCAGTGTTTTCCAAGCTGGTAGGGAGAAACCCTGGTTTCAGGACGATATCCAGGGAGCTTCGATCCCAGTAGGTAGTTAGGGAGAGCATCAGTTCCCTCTGTTTCATTGCTTCCAAGTCATCAATGATACCTTTACTTAGGTCCTGGGCATTAAGCACATCCACAACATGAGAGAGCGATGCACTTCCCCAAGGATGGGTCATCCAGCCTGCAGCAAGTGTCTGATTACCCCAGTAGAGGCTGATTGCGAGGTGCTCCGCTGAAAGGATGTTTGTCATTGCATCATATGCTAATGTGGTTTTTGCTCTATACGCCTCATCATCATAATCGACTGAGAACCCAAGCAGTACCCCGGGGTCTACGGATTTGTCACGATAGACGCTCAAGGAGGCCTCTTGTTGCAGGTAGAAGGTTCTCTTAGGTTCCTCTTCCTCTGCAAATATATCAAAAGCAAACAAACATGCTGTGGTAGCCAACAACAGGATGGTAATAGCTAGGGTTCGTTTCATCAGAGCCTCCCTGTTTCCAGAAATCTGGTCGTAAAGTATCCCTCTGGAAGAGGAATGTCATAACGTGCTTGAAGAATCTCCAAGCGTGTTGCATGTGAACTGGAGTGGGTTCTCATAACCATGGTCGTGCTGACCGGACGACCAGAGAGCGTGTCAATTGCCTCTGTGGTCAATGTCTTTACAATCGTACTTCTGTCAGACTCATAGAACTGAACCTCTAGAGGGAGATAGGTTTCCTTGTCAACAACGGTGATGGTTTTCCCATACGCTTTCATCTCATGGGGAATCGATTCAACGGTAAAGCTGTTACTATCCTCAGAGATGAGACGGTGATCTGCTTGGCCGGTATCATACGTGGTTGAGGCCATATCGCTATAGGAGAAATCACTGCCCATGAATGAACCAGCTTCCTCAGTTCCCGCTATTTTTCTGATCCGCTTAAGGGAGGGGAGAAAAATCCACTGCTCCGTAGTCCCCTCTGTGCCTTCAATGGAGAGAAAGCGGGTATTGCGTACACTCTCCGGGGAGAGAAATACCGTCAACGTGGAGGTCTTTCCCTCTTTTGTTGCGCTGAGTGTTTGCAGTCGTCTTTCCCTGGTACTTCCCGAGGTATCGATCAAGGTGAGTCTGATATCGAGTGCCGAAGTTGTTGAGCTTTGTCTTTCAAGTACCTGTTCCATGATCTGGTCAGCAGTTGGTGAGCTGAAGATCAGGTGAGAACATCCGAGGCAGAGTATAGAGAACAGTGTAATGAATCGTTTCATGATTTCCTCCTGGAAGTGTTGAATAGGTTGGGGAGATGGACTTGGAGTGCCACCAGGAGCAAAAGTGCAGCTGCACTTGCTGCAATCATGGCGATGCAGAAGAGCAGACCAAGGTTTGCAATTGGAAGGAAGCGACTGAAGAGGAGTCCGCTAAATCCCACTGCAACTGATGCAGCATTTGCCAGGATTGCTTTTCCGGTGGTCATCATGATCTCATCAAGGGAGTGCTTGTTGCGCATGAGCGCTGAGAGTAAGTGAATGGCATAATCCACCCCGATACCAATTGCCAATGCTGCAATGAGGCTGGTCACGATATCCAGTTTGATGGAGAAAAGCGCCATAGCCAGAAACACTGAGGAGAGTGCAAAGAGGCAGGGAAGGAGGGCAAGTGTTGCAAGTTTTGCAGAGCGGAGTGTGATAAGTACCAGTATCCATACAGCAATGAGTGAGCTGAAGAGACTGATGATCTGGCTCTTGGTGACCAAGTCAGTCAGGGCAAGGCTTACTGCCTCTCCTCCTCCGATCTCAACATTCCATGTTGATGGGAAGAGGGTGGGAATCATGGTTGTGATCAAGCGGAGTGTTTCAGTGTGTGACTCCTTGAGCAGGATGGTGAAAAGCGTTGAATCTGGTTCCAATGGATCATCGATAAAACTATCCAAGGATGAACTGTACAACAAGAGGTATTGGGCGATGAGATGACTCAGCTCCTCCTCTGTGGACAGACCATAGGTAGCTGGGTCGTTGGGGATTTCATAGGAGCCCTTACCTCCGCTTTCCGTCAAGGTGCCCTCAACCGGTTCCCCCTCAGGCTCCTCTAGAGGAATTGGATTGGAGAAGAAGTCAAAAGCAGGCTCATCTGACACGGTTTCCACGACACCTCCCTCAGCAGGTCCCAGTAACTGATTCATGCGTTTAATGAACGGCAGAATGGACTGAACACCACCCACCGTGGGTTCCTCTTCGATAACCTGGATTGCATGTTCAAGTGTCTTCAATACCGTTGGGCTGAGCGTGGCCGTACCTTTTGGAGGAGTGATCATGACCGAAAGGGAGAAGGATCCCTGCATTGCCTGGTTGTATCGGTTGTTCATGGTCACAAGGTTTGAAGAAGGCCTGAAGAAGGCAAGCATGTTTGTACCTTCCTGCAATGACAGGTAGGAGAGAGGAAGGACAACGATGATCATAAGCAAGAAGAGGGTAATGGTCAGCTTGCCCCACTTGTTGGATACCCTCATCGCAAATCGCACAAGGAATACGCTATGAGGTTTGCTGACCTTCTGTGGTCTTGGAACCCTCACTTGATATACGACCCTGATGAGGGCAGGGAGCAGGATCAATGAACTGCCGGCACAGGCAACCACTCCGATGAAACTGAGCAAACCGAAAGTCCTGAAAGGCCCGAGAGGGCTGGAAAGTTGGGCAAGGAATGCGAACGCTGTCGTTGCCGCGGCCCCAATAATCGGATAGGTATTGGTGTACACTACGTTCTGCAGGGTCTCCTCAATATGCTTGCCATCATATTCTTGGTAGAAATGGCTGAATATATGTACGGTATAGGCACTCCCTACGATGAGCAGAAGGACTGGAACGAGCATCGTTGCCATGGTTACCGTGATTCCCGTCCATGCCATGATTCCCAGGGTCAGGGAGCTGCTGAATACAAGGGGAACAAGAGAAAGCAGCACTGCGTCAATTCTTCGTAGGAAGAGGTAGAGCACGAGGATAATCAGTAGCGCCACTATCGGGGCAAGCACTGCAAGGTCACTGAGTAGGCTCCTTTCAATCTCCTCAGTAACGGCTGGTAGCCCAAGCAGAGAGAATTCGAGCCCTTCTAGGGGGATCAACAACTCCCTAAGATTGGAGAGCAGGAGAGTCGCATTGTATTCTCGTGTGGTCTGGATAAGAATGGAGAGTACCTGATGGTCCTCAGAGATGAACGTACCTTCATAGA
The sequence above is drawn from the uncultured Sphaerochaeta sp. genome and encodes:
- a CDS encoding MMPL family transporter codes for the protein MNRQIARSWIIIAVAILLTLICLSSIGHLHIDSSTDAFIPQSHPVVATNERIEERFGSLDSVVVSLYAPHSMVREEYLELLSVLTREIEALEGVKQASSLTNLKHLEPSSDGVAVVSLYDGDAGQVEERIASWASFYEGTFISEDHQVLSILIQTTREYNATLLLSNLRELLIPLEGLEFSLLGLPAVTEEIERSLLSDLAVLAPIVALLIILVLYLFLRRIDAVLLSLVPLVFSSSLTLGIMAWTGITVTMATMLVPVLLLIVGSAYTVHIFSHFYQEYDGKHIEETLQNVVYTNTYPIIGAAATTAFAFLAQLSSPLGPFRTFGLLSFIGVVACAGSSLILLPALIRVVYQVRVPRPQKVSKPHSVFLVRFAMRVSNKWGKLTITLFLLMIIVVLPLSYLSLQEGTNMLAFFRPSSNLVTMNNRYNQAMQGSFSLSVMITPPKGTATLSPTVLKTLEHAIQVIEEEPTVGGVQSILPFIKRMNQLLGPAEGGVVETVSDEPAFDFFSNPIPLEEPEGEPVEGTLTESGGKGSYEIPNDPATYGLSTEEELSHLIAQYLLLYSSSLDSFIDDPLEPDSTLFTILLKESHTETLRLITTMIPTLFPSTWNVEIGGGEAVSLALTDLVTKSQIISLFSSLIAVWILVLITLRSAKLATLALLPCLFALSSVFLAMALFSIKLDIVTSLIAALAIGIGVDYAIHLLSALMRNKHSLDEIMMTTGKAILANAASVAVGFSGLLFSRFLPIANLGLLFCIAMIAASAAALLLLVALQVHLPNLFNTSRRKS